The Apis cerana isolate GH-2021 linkage group LG16, AcerK_1.0, whole genome shotgun sequence genome segment GCACGGAAGTCTTCCAGACAGGATCCGGAACTGGACAAGGATTGCCCTCCGCCCTGGGCACCAGCACCCGTGTGCTGCAAAAAATcgttcaaagttttttttttccatgctCGCCTCACTTTCTCCACCAggacgatgaaaatttttacgatgaaaaataatattcgtaccATGAGAAAACTATATCCGATCCAAAGTCCAGTCCATCCTTGTGGACAATCTGGAATATTCAACGATTGACTGTGTACGGCCAACACATTTGCCGGAACCTCGCACACCACGCAtctatataagaaaaagaaaatttaatcgatcttGGAATTGATTACTTTTCTcccaatatttatcaaatttatataatttatatttatatttatagcataTCGTTTATAACGATTGTTATTCTCTCGAGGGgcggaataaattatttaacaacaaGTATACGTTAAATGAACAATTCGGTTTTCAACCTATTCTCGTATATTTTCACGGAAATACATTTGTAAACTTTACAACAAAGTGAAACGCATTCGTTGAAATTGCATCTAATTTGCAcgttagaataaaatttcgtttcgaaatttaatttggcgtaataattatttcgaatggaATCGAatggtaataaattaatttaataacgttGCTAAGATGAATTAAGCATGGCGTATACACGATTCTTACGAATCGATCATCCTacgttgtaaaataattatcaaagatttttttctaacataCCTGGAGATGTATTGTTCTATCTCTGACTCCTGGACAGGCATCATGGGAATTGGACTAGTGGTGGATAACCAATAAGAACGATCGCCCCGGTTACCGTAGTGACAAACGTTGTTTATATCGCAAAAGAGGAACGGCATCGTCGAGAACTTTCGTACGCACGAACCGGCATAACCTGTTTCGCGATTAGATAAGATCAGAtaagaaaagagaggaggagagaactCGTGGCGCGTACAAGGATCGGAATATTACGAAACGCGTGACCATTTAGATCGTTAGAACGCGGAAAAAACTTAGGGTCTAGATATCTAtcgcgatataaattttgaacttgCCTAAATCTTGCGAGTGCGCCCTTTCATCGCCATCCGTGAACAGCAGACTGTATCCTTCCCAAAGTTTGATGTGTCCCGCGTCGCAAGCAGGCAATAATTGACTTTGACTGTGTTTCACCAACAGGATACCGGTAAGATAGTCGGATGCAGGCTCACACGGTAGCCCTGGTTCTCCAGGAATACCCGGAACACCGACCGGTCCTTGAAGACCTGGCAAACCAGGCGCGCCGACAGGTCCCGGTAAACCTGGCAAACCGACAGGTCCTGGCTGTCCTTGAAACCCTATCGCACCTTTCACTCCGTTCGATCCCGGGAATCCTGGCGGACCTGGAATTCCTTTCTCTCCCGGTGGACCTGGCGGGCCGACCGGTCCTGCGCGAAAACAGAACGGATACAAAATCTCGATTCGAGATGATGCATCGTTTTTTCCATTGATATACGCGGTAGCACGTACCAGGAAAACCGCGATCTCCTTTCGGTCCCATCGGTGGCTCGATGCAGTCGTCACCCTTGTCTCCTTTCTGACCGACGTGTCCAACGACACCCATTAATCCTACCGGACCAGGATACCCTCTGTCGCCTTTCTCTCCGACCGGACCAGGCAGCCCGCTCACACCATCCCAACCTCTATCGCCCTTTTCACCGGGAATTCCATCTATTCCGCTCGGTCCTGTATCAAGCTCAAGTATTATTGGGATTTCCAGCAATTTGTGTATctgttttataatcttttacgATATTACGCGCGATTGTTGGGATGTTCGTTAATCGGTATacgaaattttcttcatttaccAGGGAATCCAGGTTCTCCCTTTTGCCCAATGGGACCGGGTGGTCCTCGTAAACCAGCGTCTCCTTTCTCGCCTCTCTCACCCGGCAAACCGGGGAATCCTTTGGCTCCTGGTTGGCCATCGCGGCCCGTTAAACCAGGAGGACCCATAAGACCCATATCACCTTTTTCACCCTGTAACCCGATCGGACCCGGCGGCCCCCGTTCTCCCTTGTATCCCGGTAAACCCGGCAATCCTTGTTCCCCTTTCTCTCCCGGTCGTCCCGGTATTCCTTCCCTTCCGTGCTTTCCAGGCATACCCGGCAAACCTTTCTCGCCCTTGATCGTCAATCCAGGAACTCCCGTAGGTCCGCGTGGACCTTCGTCTCCTGAAATGACATTCGACGCGATTAAATAATCGGCGAAAAGAACGAAAGGCGGAAATGTTAAACTGAATTCAAAATGAGTGTTGGGTATCGTCACCTTTAGCACCGGGGAGACCGGATGGACCTGGATTTCCAACCGGACCCGGCGCGCCGCTGTCCCCTTTTTCACCCTCGTAACCACTCAGACCTTCCAACCCGCGATCTCCCTTCTCTCCAGGCGCACCTCGCAATCCAGGAATACCCGGTTCACCTTTTTCACCCTTGATCGAAATCGTCGGCCCGGGCGGTCCACGATCGCCTTTCTCGCCGATCGCACCGGGAATACCAGGAAGTCCAACGGCGCCTAAAACGGCGTCACGCGTATCATTATACACGTAACGTTCGATAATCTTCTCTTTTCCGACTCGTTTCGACTCGTTTACCTGGAATACCGCGATCCCCTTTGGCGCCGGGGATTCCAGGATGTCCCGGTGCTCCCATTTCACCTTCCAATCCGGGCAATCCAGGAGCTCCAGGTGGACCGACGTCGCCTTGTTCACCTGGCAATCCGTTAATTCCGGGTAATCCAGGCTCACCGGGAGCCCCGATCGGTCCCTGAAAATCGAAAGcacatcgatcgatttctcggCGAACTTGGCCGAAACTTGGGAGAAACGGTGATCTAACGATCTAGCGAAAGAGACGTACCATGTCTCCTTTAAAACCGGGAAAACCTCTCACGCCAGCGTCACCTTTCAACCCTTGGAATCCTGGCAAACCGTCACGACCTGGTGGCCCGGGTTCTCCCTTGGGACCAGGCAGACCATCCCGGCCGATACCTGGCAATCCAGGCTCTCCTTTCGCCCCATCCACGCCGCTTCTACCAGGGATACCGGAAGGACCACGGATCCCAGGCATTCCTGGCTCACCCTTCTGCCCTTTCTCCGATACCTGACCCGGTTCACCTTTACGTCCCTGGTGGGATGGACGATTACCACAGATTTAAAAATGcctaatttttattcgcacGAACGAATCGTGAAACGAATAGCGAAACTTAATAGCTTACCGGTAATCCCGGTGGACCTCGATCACCTTTGAATCCTTCGTATCCTATAACACCCGGAAGACCCGGAGCGCCGGGAGGACCCAAGTCTCCTTTCAGTCCAGGTGGTCCAGGACGACCGGGTTTCCCTTCGATTCCGGGCAATCCGGGGAACCCAGCCGACCCTTTCTCGCCACGTTCTCCTTTCATACCAGGCGCACCTTCCTGACCGGGTCTACCAGTCGCGCCCGGCAACCCACGCCTTCCCGGATAACCTTTCGATCCGTCGATACCCGGCTCACCTCGATCGCCTTTCACGCCTGGAAATCCCGGAAGGCCCGCCCTTCCACCTGCCCCCGGCAATCCCGGTTCACCTACGCGTTCGCACGCACGAGAAAATACGTTACGTTACGTTTACATCTCGTAAATTGAGAGGGAaacctcctttttttttttaagttttccaGTACCTTTGTTTCCGTCTTTTCCGGGTAATCCCGCGATACCAGGAGGACCAGGAGGGCCGATCGGACCGGTATCTCCTTTCTCCCCTGGCGTGCCGGGTAACCCGCTTATCCCCGGCTCACCCGTGTCGCCCTTCTCTCCCACGAATCCCGGCAAACCTTGCAAACCGATAGGACCGTCTTTTCCCGGTGGCCCAGGGAGACCTTTCTCCCCCTTGTCGCCCGGTGGACCCGGCAATCCAGGGCTGCCCTTCACCGATATCCCAGGCTCGCCCTTTTCTCCCTTCTGCGCTGGAGCACCCGGAAATCCTCTCGGCCCTTCGCGACCAGGTTCCCCGGGGAAACCCATCGGCCCCGTGTTACCCTTGTCGCCACGCGGACCCGGCAACCCTCTTGGCCCTACCGGTCCAGGTGGACCGATTTGTCCAGGGGGACCAGGCGGACCCTGGATACATCGTAACGTGACGTTCTTACGTTCCTTCGTAACTCGGAAGATAagtgaataataatagaatcgaTTCGTACCGCGAATCCTTGTAAACCTTTGTCACCGCTCAAGCCGTCTCTTCCCGGTGGGCCTGGCTCTCCTTTCTCGCCAGGGGCGCCTCTGTCTCCCTTGCTGTTGATCAAATCGAGCGGTGGACACTGGCCTATTTATTTAGAGAAGAAGATGATTTACGAAGAAGTGATGCAAGAATCGAACGAGATATTTcggatatagaatatatattgttattggaTTCAGATATTCACCGGGTTCTCCTTTTTGTCCGTACGAACCAGGTTCACCTTTCAAACCTATTTGACCCGGACGGCCCGGTTCTCCAGGCTCCCCTTTCACGCTCAGCCCACGCTCTCCTTTTCGACCTGGAATACCTGGCCTTCCAGGAACTCCATCTTGGCCTGGAAATCCTCTGTCACCCTATTGCAACAACGCGTAACAAACACGTAGAAGGACACGTTGGAGGAGCGAGCGAAAGTAGGAGGAGGGACCAGCGTTCACTACTTACAGCGGTACCCTTCGGACCCGGGAAACCAGCAAATCCTAGAGCGCCCTTCTCCCCGGCTGGACCTTGGGGACCCGGTGGACCTGGCCTTCCCACCTCGCCCCTTATACCTTTGTCGCCCTTCTCCGTTTTAATCATATTGGACGTAATCACAGCTGGCGTTCCAGGTTCTCCTTGCGGACCAGCCGCGCCAGGAATACCATCTTTCCCCTTTTCGAATCGAACGGAACGTAATTTTTTAACGCGcggttaattaataatgaaacgaaACTAATAGcaaataatacgataaaatgCGAGATTGGAGACGTTACCGGTAGTCCTGGTGGGCCGATCGGCCCGGGTAATCCGTCGGCGCCGGGTTCCCCTGGGAATCCTCGTTCCCCGGGTGGACCTCTAGGTCCGGGGAGTCCAGGTGTACCGTCTAGACCGCGATCGCCTTTAGGTCCTGGAAACACCGGGGGAGGAGGTAGACAAAAGCCCGCGTCTCCTTTTTCACCGGGCGCCCCCGAGAATCCTGGAGTCCCGTCTTTCCCCGGAGTTCCCCGTTCGCCCGGAAGACCGGCCTCGCCCGGAGGCCCTGGAATGCCGTCCACGTCACCCGGCACTCCTCGTGGTCCCGCGTAGCCGCGTTCCCCCTTTTGCCCTTTCTCTCCGTCCAAACCGGGCGCTCCATCCATCCCTTTAGGCCCCTGCATTCGCATCCAACGCATTTTTCCAACGTGAGAGTCGGTTTCTCATCCTCGAATCGACCGATCCACCCATCGACACTCACCACGAGCGAGGCGCCCTTCTCTCCCGGCAATCCCCGTGGACCTGGTAATCCCGGAGGGCCGTCGAATCCCCGTGGGCCCGTCGGCCCCGGGAATCCCGTGATCCCAGGCTCTCCCTTCGCACCTTTCTCGCCCGGCAAACCTTCCGGGCCGGGAATACCTTGCGAGCCGGGCCCTCCGGCTGGCCCTATGGGACCTCTGGGACCTGGATCGCCTGGATATCCGTCGGCGCCACGAGGCCCGGTAGGCCCCGGAAAACCTCGAGGCCCTTTCGGCCCCGGTGGACCCGGCGTACCCTTTCCACCCTGTCAATTCGtgatacgataaaaataagaggGAAAGATTTCCAGAAATTCAGTTTTACGATCCTGTTTATACGCgatcaatgaataaataaatacgtaccCCGGGTGGACCAGGAGGTCCTCGCAAGCCTGGAACGCCCATTGGCCCGTCTCGTCCCGGTTCACCTTTCTGTCCAGGACGACCGGGAAGACCGTCCAACCCGTCGTAACCTCGATCACCTTTCCGTCCAGGTGGACCCGGAGGACCCGAGAAACCATCCCTACCCTGGTATAAAAGTTTCGTTTATACGTACGATTATATTATACCACGTATACCACTCCATCCGTCGTTTTCCCGTCATTTTTCTAATCCGTTtccaaaataaaacgaattggAGGTAAAACTTACGCGAATACCTGGCGCCCCTGGAAgacctttctctcctttcatACCCGGACTACCAGAAATACCTTGATCTCCGATTGGACCCGGCTCTCCTTTGAAACCGTCCGGCCCCATTTCACCCTAACGCGATGAGAGGCATAAAGAGGAGTCGAAACAATGGGcaacgagagagagatcgaATCGATCGCGCGTTACGTGCAATACCTTGTCTCCTTTTTCACCACGATCCCCTTGCGGAGCTATTACTTCTTCCGTCATTCCGTGGAACGGCTCCAGAGGGCCGGGTGTTCCGGGAGGTCCTATCTCTCCCTTCTGGCCTTTGTCACCCTTCGGACCCTCGAACGCAAGACCCATATTTCCCTTTTCTCCCTTTTGCCCTTGCAGTCCTATCGGACcctgaataatgaatatacatCGTTACGAACAATATCGATACGATCGGACGGTATCGGTGCGAAgatgatgacgatgatgcGATCGTTGCTTACAGGTGGGCCACGCTCGCCCTTCGGGCCTGGAAATCCGTGTTCTCCTTGCGGACCCGGTGGACCTGGGGGCCCTCTTACGCCATCGATACCGGGCTCGCCCTTTTGACCTACAGGAAATCTACCGGCAAAACCTGGTTGACCTTTTTGTCCCTTCAGCCCAGGAGGACCTCGAAAACCGCGGGGACCAACCTCTCCGGGATAACCACGCGCACCAGGCTCACCCTGAACCGATCAGGATCGTACGTTTAAGATACGCGTACTATTTATACAGGACAAAGGACAAAGATAGGATCAAGGTAAACGTACGTCTGTTCCATTGCAACCGTCACGACCCGGAATACCTGGAGCTCCGGGCGGACCTTGAACTCCCGGTACACCAGCGATACCAGTGAACCCAGGTACACCCATTTTACcctggaaagaaggaaagaaagaaagaaagagatgaAAGCTGGAGAATTGGTGCAAAGGAAAATACACACGtgtaaacgaaataatttggCAAATTTGCACTCTGCTACGTACCCTATCACCTTTCGTTCCACGCGGTCCCTGAGGACCGGGTTCACCTTTGTCCCCCTTTGGCCCCAACAGACCTTCCGCGCCCGGAAATCCCCTCTGGCCTTTCGGCCCCTGTGGTCCCAATATACCTGGTGGTCCCtgtgataaatgaataaatgaataaacgaAGATGATCTATTATCGAGTACGGATGGATGGATATATTCGAGTCGACGAGTCACTCACCCTGGACCCTTTCTCCGCGAAACATTTGGGCACGCAGCAAGCCGATCCGGTACAATTCCGAGGCGGGATCTGTCCCGGAACCGGTACAACCGTGTAACTGCTCGGATAAGTGTCCGAATCCCCAGCCGCGCCGTATCCCCCTCCTCCACGTTGCGAATATCCCCGCTGATCGTAAGGATCCACGCGTCCGTAATCGTCCCTTGATCCATAAGTTTCTCGGTATCCATTCCCGTAAGAACCTCTGctgccctccccctctctcccgtAAGAGTCCTCGTAACCTCGAGGCCTTCCGTAAGTATCGCCAGATTCTTGATTGTAAGGATCCAAAGGGATTTGTTCTCGGCCTTGATTGTACGATCCTTGATCGAAGCCGGCTGAGAGGAAGAGATTAGATTCCGGTTAGaacagtagtagtagtagtagtaatagatGGACCGAGTACGCGAGAATCAGAGAATTGGATCGGAATGAATTTGAAACCGGTGGTGGTTGCAAATAGAGGGAGAataaggggagggagggggaggggtatCGCGCGATCGATGCAATTTTGATGGAGTTGCCAATGTTCTCGCGAAATTCGACGGAATTGATAGTAAAGTTCAAGTaagtttttttaacgaaatttcgaaaattcttaaACACCAAggggattaaattaaatgcgtGGCTGGAAATGTAATTTCCCGAATAAACGACAAACTGGACGAATTCCGACGATGCGAAAAAGTTGTGCGCGTGAAAGTTTTACGAAAGTGATCCGTTTCGAACGACGTGAATTTTATACCTATCTTCGAAATTCAACGTTTCTACTACTAGAgcgttaaattttatgaaacatcGTAAATTTGTACGATAACCGCTGATTAATAGGAAACTATTATACAACGCTTTAAGgacaaaagataaaataaaagatctcGTTAATTATCGGACCGAAgtggaattttgaaattagattacctttaaagaaaataaatctaaacatTTTCTGAATGATATtgtattgaatgaaattatattggtattaaatcttataagagaggcaaaaaaaaaaaagaaaaaagaaaaaggtatcGGCATAtcgagaatattaaatattaatcgaattgtattatttatatataaatcttcatttgtcttaataatatcttgtttctcggaattataatattaccatAATTGGTATGATATCCTCCCCCGGAATCGTCGGTTCTTTGACCGTAATCGTATCGATCATCGTCGGTCGGACCTTGATTGCTTAAGTACCGCCTGTCCGCTTCATCCGAACCTAAGGATTAAGatgcgaaataaattaatgaaacgttGTATCAGAATCCAACGTCGAatgagaaagagggaaagagaataaagagagagagagagaaaaaaattaaatgagagAATTCAACtagaaaagtaaatataatatcaaataccaaacggaaaattaattaaataatttttgtagattttatatcggaagaaaaaaattccgaGGTCGGAGTTTTTTTACTCCATTTGTTTTTTAACAAATCTTTTTGCAAAGATAATCTTCCGTTTGGATGATGTATAAAacgaatgtgaaaaaaaaaaaatccatgcATAgaggtaaaaatattatgctattaaaattgttctttttttttttttccattctataTAAAGGAAATcgagaaaagataaattctaTGGTTATATACCTTCGTTATTCGTAACAAAAGTTTTCCATCGtggtgaaatattataatcgtcATCGGTATTGTTCGGTTTTCCGATATCACCCCGTCCGAGAGGAACAACAGGCGGAGGATTGTACGACCATGACGTATGATTATATTGCtggaagaaaaatgtataaatgaaatgtataaattaagggaagaaaattggatttatataacttttttccatcttttcctactgaaatattatataagataaattgtaaagatttcgcgtaaatatatactttagaAACGATGTCCTACATGTTCGATAATCGATATGGAAGTACGCCATGAATTTATCGACTGAGATCTAAAGATCCGACGGACCTCGAACGATCTATAAACTACTTTACCGACAAACTACGTGTATCGATGATCGATAatccattgaaaaatatttttcataatatttttgctCATAAAGAGATAAAGTCGATCGTTGTTATAATTGGCCTAAAAAATAAtgacgaataatttaataagaaacgataagaagaaggagaataaTCAGAATCGgaacagataaaataaaataaattataatacgttatttgtgttattaaagaataaaaaaaatcactattACTcgttaagatataaatttatcgtgaattttaatttttacaaattttgtataaaaatattgagaaaaacatatatagttgaaaaaaagaagaaaaaaatgacgaTGTAACGTGACTCgacgattaaaaatgaaagctACATTAAACTAACCACACTGTAATGTGAAAACGTACAGCTAAGCAtatgtatcaaatataaagattaaacgTATTTTCAAAGCATCTTCTTACGTCTTAATACTTCTAAGATAACGGTCGATAAGTTATTACATACGCTTCTTATATGGCAAAGCACGTTTCAACCcgcgaaatttttatcctatactttttttatattatatatatatataatatattctcaaTACGAAAAAACTTAATATGGATCGTCGAGCATCGAATATCGTAATTCGCCAACGCGTCGATATCGACGTATCGtcgatgttaaattttatttggatcGAAACATCACGATTCTTTCGCGCGACGCGTCAAATATTTACCATACAAACGTGTACGATACATGTAGGAGCGTTATGGAGGGtggagaaaattatttgttagacGAATggagatatttttcgaaaagaaggATCGATCGCGACATCTCGATCTGTGATCCACGTCCGGCGATCACAATACAGAAATTAGCTCGGTCCAGTGGATGCGTCATCGCGTTCGCGGAAAGTCATTGTCTTGCCCTCATTTTCACGTTTTATCCTTTTTAAGTTTCGGGATGGAACGCGCTGACAGGAAGCGCGGAGAGATAACGTTCGCTCGTTATCGTTTCGAAATGACGCGCCGTACGCTCTGTTCCCCCTTTGATTCCCTTTCTGGCCACGCTTATTAACGTTTCCCTCGAAAAAGATGAATGAAAGTGTGGGTATTATCGAAACGGAAGATACTcacgacagagagagagagagagagagagacgacgtCTTGGGAAAGTTCGAGAAAGGAAACGAGGGAGAAAACCGATAtagattacaatttttcttctccgcgtttaaattattcgttgaATCGCGTATCGTTTTTCAAATCTTCGTTCCAGAATAATAGCGGGGTAGCGCGTGTTACGATTTAGCCATTGATAATACGATAATTCGCAATGGCCTCGCGACCAGTTAAACGCGAAACAGATTTGACTGACATCATTGCTGAAAATATGTTGGGGACTATTACGCTTCTTTTCGATTTCGCGTGCCGTTCGTAGaaatttccttcttcctcgaaACGTATCGTTACGAATCGTTCACCGATCGAGGcatgtataaaatttcgaaaataaagttCGATAGTGTAGCGAATAATGATGGAATTTAACAGTGAACCTAAGTGAAAatagtaattgaaaattaaaaataagaacgaGTACGCTatgaatacataataaattgacATAATTATCATACgataatatacttatttccAAACAATGAATCACAGATATTACGTAGCTACGTTAGcgttaaattattccatttcgcTTTAATCTACGATGATGGAAgataaaaagtgaaagaagaagaaaaattactttGAACGTCGTCCGTCCCCTGATCCCCTGATTCACCCCGATCGcgatctaaattattaattacacgaATTCATGTAAGCTAACGACGTCTAGAGAAAACTAGAATTTTCGATCgcctcgatcgataaaatgcTCGAACCGAATTACGATCGTCACGCGCATCTTTATTCGCCTCCAGCGAATCCACccgaaaacgaaaaaagggaagagatTGCTCGCGACGATTCAACAATCGTCCCTTTTCGTATCTTCCCTCGCGATTACGTAACCGAGGATCGCAACGCGACACACCACGTTCTTACCTCTTTCGATCTTTACGCGGCTCGTTGCAGCGGCACGCGTTTAAATCGCGAATCGCGAGTCAACAAAGCGTAGGACGAGAACCCTACGCGAATTCGTCGCTCGAACAACAATCTTTACGACGCGAAACATATTCGCGAGATGGAGAGAATCGAGCGATTCGCTTCGCCTCGTTCCCTTCTCGAGATAGCGTGGAATGTTCCGTCCATCCGTATCGCCAACGGTATCTCTGTtgtctcaaaatttttctagtCGACTCCCGACTTCTTATTTAAGTAATGACCACCTATCGTCGTAGATACGAGGATCGCTTCTTTGCCAACGATAACCGTGCGACAGATATCGCAAGCTATCTTTTTCCaagcgaaaaataaaagaaggagCGTTGAAAcctcaattaaaaattgaaaattcgcgCGTGATCAAAAGCGATCCGTAATAATATCTACGCGTTGCTCCTCGTCGAAGTGTTGCACAGCTCTCGCACACCGTTTAATTACTCCTCTTCCAACCGTGAAACGAGACGTGCATACACGATCGTAACAACTGTCCGTCGTAATCGTGATTCCGTCGGAGGCGATTTATCTTCCGAGTTATGCTCCCTTCGAGAGCCTTTAACACGCAATCGACTCGACGACGATCATCATCAATCCCGCGGCAACCGTTCCGTAAACCCGTTTCTCCGGCTAAACACTTTCGCTACGACGCGAGTCGCGTTCCCGCCTCGCCAAGTCATTTTTCACGTTTCGCGCTTCGTACCGAGCGCGCGtactcgaaaaattaaaaccaacGCTCAGATAACGACCAAACATTTTGTTACGGTATATCTCTGCGGATAACGCATCCGCGAAACGATGATCGATTCGTCGATTCGCCACGTCGATATGCGTTCCTGTTACGATCGATGACCGTACGTACGAgcagggaaaaaagaaaactaaatctatcgaaataaacgaaatatcgtTATCGAATCGAGCTCAGAgatatcgagagagagagatattgaGAGatattgagagagagagagagagagagagaaaggtaaCTTAGAGAGATCGGAAACGTTCCTCTGGAAAAAGCAAAGTTCCGATCGATGTAACGATTGATCGATTTAAATCCTCCGGAGGGAATGGAGAAAGAGATTGGGAACGTGGTACGATCGGGTAGAAAAGTCGGACACTCGGTAGAAAAGGTTTTTCAGACAACGATGAGGATCCAGGCAGCGTGGTCAATTGCCAACTATTTTCAATAGTGACTAAGGTTGGTTCGCGCGCGTGTACGTACGCGTATGTATGACGcggttaataaaattacacacACCGGCGCGGTTACGACGCCTCGTAGGCGGACTAGTCGCTAACAGACGACTGCCCTATTTCGAATTTAACACCTTTCCATCGTTGGTAGACGACAA includes the following:
- the LOC107999758 gene encoding collagen alpha-1(IV) chain isoform X1 → MTRLGLRFVASAVFLAGIASGQYNHTSWSYNPPPVVPLGRGDIGKPNNTDDDYNISPRWKTFVTNNEGSDEADRRYLSNQGPTDDDRYDYGQRTDDSGGGYHTNYAGFDQGSYNQGREQIPLDPYNQESGDTYGRPRGYEDSYGREGEGSRGSYGNGYRETYGSRDDYGRVDPYDQRGYSQRGGGGYGAAGDSDTYPSSYTVVPVPGQIPPRNCTGSACCVPKCFAEKGSRGPPGILGPQGPKGQRGFPGAEGLLGPKGDKGEPGPQGPRGTKGDRGKMGVPGFTGIAGVPGVQGPPGAPGIPGRDGCNGTDGEPGARGYPGEVGPRGFRGPPGLKGQKGQPGFAGRFPVGQKGEPGIDGVRGPPGPPGPQGEHGFPGPKGERGPPGPIGLQGQKGEKGNMGLAFEGPKGDKGQKGEIGPPGTPGPLEPFHGMTEEVIAPQGDRGEKGDKGEMGPDGFKGEPGPIGDQGISGSPGMKGEKGLPGAPGIRGRDGFSGPPGPPGRKGDRGYDGLDGLPGRPGQKGEPGRDGPMGVPGLRGPPGPPGGGKGTPGPPGPKGPRGFPGPTGPRGADGYPGDPGPRGPIGPAGGPGSQGIPGPEGLPGEKGAKGEPGITGFPGPTGPRGFDGPPGLPGPRGLPGEKGASLVGPKGMDGAPGLDGEKGQKGERGYAGPRGVPGDVDGIPGPPGEAGLPGERGTPGKDGTPGFSGAPGEKGDAGFCLPPPPVFPGPKGDRGLDGTPGLPGPRGPPGERGFPGEPGADGLPGPIGPPGLPGKDGIPGAAGPQGEPGTPAVITSNMIKTEKGDKGIRGEVGRPGPPGPQGPAGEKGALGFAGFPGPKGTAGDRGFPGQDGVPGRPGIPGRKGERGLSVKGEPGEPGRPGQIGLKGEPGSYGQKGEPGQCPPLDLINSKGDRGAPGEKGEPGPPGRDGLSGDKGLQGFAGPPGPPGQIGPPGPVGPRGLPGPRGDKGNTGPMGFPGEPGREGPRGFPGAPAQKGEKGEPGISVKGSPGLPGPPGDKGEKGLPGPPGKDGPIGLQGLPGFVGEKGDTGEPGISGLPGTPGEKGDTGPIGPPGPPGIAGLPGKDGNKGEPGLPGAGGRAGLPGFPGVKGDRGEPGIDGSKGYPGRRGLPGATGRPGQEGAPGMKGERGEKGSAGFPGLPGIEGKPGRPGPPGLKGDLGPPGAPGLPGVIGYEGFKGDRGPPGLPGRKGEPGQVSEKGQKGEPGMPGIRGPSGIPGRSGVDGAKGEPGLPGIGRDGLPGPKGEPGPPGRDGLPGFQGLKGDAGVRGFPGFKGDMGPIGAPGEPGLPGINGLPGEQGDVGPPGAPGLPGLEGEMGAPGHPGIPGAKGDRGIPGAVGLPGIPGAIGEKGDRGPPGPTISIKGEKGEPGIPGLRGAPGEKGDRGLEGLSGYEGEKGDSGAPGPVGNPGPSGLPGAKGDEGPRGPTGVPGLTIKGEKGLPGMPGKHGREGIPGRPGEKGEQGLPGLPGYKGERGPPGPIGLQGEKGDMGLMGPPGLTGRDGQPGAKGFPGLPGERGEKGDAGLRGPPGPIGQKGEPGFPGPSGIDGIPGEKGDRGWDGVSGLPGPVGEKGDRGYPGPVGLMGVVGHVGQKGDKGDDCIEPPMGPKGDRGFPGPVGPPGPPGEKGIPGPPGFPGSNGVKGAIGFQGQPGPVGLPGLPGPVGAPGLPGLQGPVGVPGIPGEPGLPCEPASDYLTGILLVKHSQSQLLPACDAGHIKLWEGYSLLFTDGDERAHSQDLGYAGSCVRKFSTMPFLFCDINNVCHYGNRGDRSYWLSTTSPIPMMPVQESEIEQYISRCVVCEVPANVLAVHSQSLNIPDCPQGWTGLWIGYSFLMVRILFFIVKIFIVLVEKVRRAWKKKTLNDFLQHTGAGAQGGGQSLSSSGSCLEDFRATPFIECNGNKGQCHYYMNEISFWMATIEDRQQFQAPEQQTLKAGNLRSKISRCQVCIKNT